The following coding sequences lie in one Oncorhynchus kisutch isolate 150728-3 linkage group LG27, Okis_V2, whole genome shotgun sequence genomic window:
- the LOC109871662 gene encoding nascent polypeptide-associated complex subunit alpha, muscle-specific form-like isoform X3 — protein sequence MALNQDEIIEGMEIKMEVEEVATNSEVQVDVAGSEESDKALSNSNPSIPKRGRGRPPKYGSVSKSDKSLSNGNPSIPKRGRGRPPKYGSVSKSDNALSNCNPSTPKRGRPKGSVFMKTKMLKVIGLAAACLPRKPDDPSPKRGRPRKKKRGRPSKVESTRKSLTPKGEEDRKLESQARRPPGRPRIYPRIDSPVTEPRGRGRPRKRGRPPGAANKVKRGAEQDKDNGEPPVKRSFHAKEKSKEAGFPPVEESDQEDETERVDQESEKWKVEYREDPKNPVTPSDPTSFLWASHITPNRGRPKGSVSKLLGSPITPNRGRPKGSVSKLLGNPITPNRGRPKGSVSKLLGSPITPNRGRPKGSVSKLLGSPITPNRGRPKGSVSKLLGNPITPNRGRPKGSVSKLLGSPITPNRGRPKGSVSKLLGSPITPKRGRPKGSVFTQPKILKATGEPPRGQPREVVDLSLDKHGRPSIVQLKRGRPKKRGRPKKILTPDEEEELKKLESQPRRPCGRPRIYPCDDPPVTEPRGRGRRRKRGRPPGAANKVKRGAEQNKNNSEPPVKRSFHTKEKSEEAGFPPVEESDQEDETGRVDQESEKWKVEYREDPKKPVTPSDPTSFLWASHITPNRGRPKGSVSKLLGGPITPNRGRPKGSVSKLLGSPITPNRGRPKGSVSKLLGSPITPNRGRPKGSVSKLLGSPITPNRGRPKGSVSKLLGSPITPNRGRPKGSVSKLLGSPITPNRGRPKGSVSKLLGSPITPNRGRPKGSVFTQPKILKVIGLAAACLPRKPDDPSPKKRGRPRKKKRGRPRKVESTRKSLTPKGEEEGKLESQARRPPGRPRIYPRIDSPVTEPRGRGRPRKRGRPPGAANKVKRGAEQDKDNGEPPVKCNFHSKDKTEEAGFPPVEESDQEDETGRVDEESETGKNIEKSPRSQLPPVTVIALSVP from the exons ATGGCACTGAACCAGGATGAAATAATAGAAGGAATGGAGATTAAAATGGAAGTGGAAGAAGTGGCAACCAATTCTGAAGTGCAGGTAGATGTTGCTGGCAGTGAAGAGTCAGATAAAGCCTTGTCCAATAGTAATCCCTCAATACCTAAGAGGGGGCGGGGTAGGCCACCCAAATATGGATCAGTCTCCAAGTCAGATAAATCCTTGTCTAATGGTAATCCCTCAATACCTAAGAGGGGAAGGGGTAGGCCACCCAAATATGGATCAGTCTCCAAGTCAGATAATGCCTTGTCTAATTGTAACCCCTCAACACCTAAGAGAGGTAGACCTAAAGGATCAGTGTTTATGAAAACCAAGATGCTGAAGGTGATCGGCCTCGCGGCGGCTTGCCTACCCCGAAAACCAGATGACCCCTCCCCAAAGCGTGGCCGACCCCGAAAAAAGAAGCGTGGCCGGCCCAGTAAAGTTGAATCGACAAGGAAGAGCCTAACACCCAAGGGGGAAGAGGATAGAAAACTGGAAAGCCAAGCAAGGCGGCCCCCCGGAAGGCCGCGTATCTATCCACGCATTGATTCTCCAGTCACTGAGCCCAGGGGAAGAGGTCGCCCACGGAAAAGGGGCCGTCCCCCTGGTGCAGCAAACAAAGTTAAGAGGGGGGCAGAGCAGGATAAGGACAACGGTGAACCTCCAGTCAAACGCTCCTTCCACGCCAAAGAAAAAAGCAAGGAAGCAGGATTTCCACCAGTCGAAGAAAGTGATCAGGAAGATGAAACGGAGAGGGTGGATCAAGAAAGTGAAAAGTGGAAGGTGGAATATAGAGAAGACCCCAAGAATCCAGTTACCCCCAGTGACCCCACTAGCTTTCTCTGGGCAAGTCACATAACACCTAACAGAGGTAGGCCGAAAGGATCAGTCTCCAAGTTACTGGGTAGCCCCATAACACCTAACAGAGGTAGGCCGAAAGGATCTGTCTCCAAGTTACTGGGTAACCCCATAACACCTAACAGAGGTAGGCCGAAAGGGTCCGTCTCCAAGTTACTGGGTAGCCCCATAACACCTAACAGAGGTAGGCCGAAAGGATCGGTCTCCAAGTTACTGGGTAGCCCCATAACACCTAACAGAGGTAGGCCGAAAGGATCTGTCTCCAAGTTACTGGGTAACCCCATAACACCTAACAGAGGTAGGCCGAAAGGGTCCGTCTCCAAGTTACTGGGTAGCCCCATAACACCTAACAGAGGTAGGCCGAAAGGATCGGTCTCCAAGTTACTGGGTAGCCCCATAACACCTAAGAGAGGTAGACCTAAAGGATCAGTGTTTACACAACCCAAGATACTGAAGGCGACGGGCGAGCCGCCGCGAGGCCAACCTCGAGAAGTGGTTGACCTCTCCCTTGATAAGCATGGCCGGCCCAGTATAGTTCAATTGAAAAGGGGAAGGCCAAAGAAAAGGGGAAGGCCAAAGAAGATACTAACACCCGATGAGGAAGAAGAGCTAAAGAAACTGGAAAGCCAACCAAGAAGACCATGCGGAAGGCCACGTATCTATCCCTGCGATGATCCTCCAGTCACTGAGCCCAGGGGAAGAGGTCGCCGACGGAAAAGGGGCCGTCCCCCTGGTGCAGCAAACAAAGTTAAGAGGGGGGCAGAGCAGAATAAGAACAACAGTGAACCTCCAGTCAAACGCTCCTTCCACACCAAAGAAAAAAGCGAGGAAGCAGGATTTCCACCAGTGGAAGAAAGTGATCAGGAAGATGAAACCGGGAGGGTGGATCAAGAAAGTGAAAAGTGGAAGGTGGAATATAGAGAAGACCCCAAGAAGCCAGTTACCCCCAGTGACCCCACTAGCTTTCTCTGGGCAAGTCACATAACACCTAACAGAGGTAGGCCGAAAGGATCGGTCTCCAAGTTACTGGGTGGCCCCATAACACCTAACAGAGGTAGGCCAAAAGGATCCGTCTCCAAGTTACTGGGTAGCCCCATAACACCCAATAGAGGTAGGCCGAAAGGATCGGTCTCCAAGTTACTGGGTAGCCCCATAACACCTAACAGAGGTAGGCCAAAAGGATCCGTCTCCAAGTTACTGGGTAGCCCCATAACACCTAACAGAGGTAGGCCAAAAGGATCCGTCTCCAAGTTACTGGGTAGCCCCATAACACCTAACAGAGGTAGGCCGAAAGGATCGGTCTCCAAGTTACTGGGTAGCCCCATAACACCTAACAGAGGTAGGCCGAAAGGATCGGTCTCCAAGTTACTGGGTAGCCCCATAACACCTAACAGAG GTAGGCCGAAAGGATCAGTATTTACACAACCCAAGATACTGAAGGTGATCGGCCTCGCGGCGGCTTGCCTACCCCGAAAACCAGATGACCCCTCCCCAAAGAAGCGTGGCCGACCCCGAAAAAAGAAGCGTGGCCGGCCCCGTAAAGTTGAATCGACAAGGAAGAGCCTAACACCCAAGGGGGAAGAGGAAGGAAAACTGGAAAGCCAAGCAAGGCGGCCCCCCGGAAGGCCGCGTATCTATCCACGCATTGATTCTCCAGTCACTGAGCCCAGGGGAAGAGGTCGCCCACGGAAAAGGGGCCGCCCCCCTGGTGCAGCAAACAAAGTTAAGAGGGGGGCAGAGCAGGATAAGGACAACGGTGAACCTCCAGTCAAATGCAACTTTCACTCCAAAGACAAAACAGAGGAAGCAGGATTTCCACCAGTAGAAGAAAGTGATCAGGAAGATGAAACGGGGAGGGTGGATGAAGAAAGTGAAACGGGGAAGAATATAGAGAAGTCACCACGAAGCCAGTTACCCCCAGTGACTGTAATAGCTTTATCGGTGCCATAA
- the LOC109871662 gene encoding serine/arginine repetitive matrix protein 2-like isoform X2 — translation MALNQDEIIEGMEIKMEVEEVATNSEVQVDVAGSEESDKALSNSNPSIPKRGRGRPPKYGSVSKSDKSLSNGNPSIPKRGRGRPPKYGSVSKSDNALSNCNPSTPKRGRPKGSVFMKTKMLKVIGLAAACLPRKPDDPSPKRGRPRKKKRGRPSKVESTRKSLTPKGEEDRKLESQARRPPGRPRIYPRIDSPVTEPRGRGRPRKRGRPPGAANKVKRGAEQDKDNGEPPVKRSFHAKEKSKEAGFPPVEESDQEDETERVDQESEKWKVEYREDPKNPVTPSDPTSFLWASHITPNRGRPKGSVSKLLGSPITPNRGRPKGSVSKLLGNPITPNRGRPKGSVSKLLGSPITPNRGRPKGSVSKLLGSPITPNRGRPKGSVSKLLGNPITPNRGRPKGSVSKLLGSPITPNRGRPKGSVFTQPKILKATGEPPRGQPREVVDLSLDKHGRPSIVQLKRGRPKKRGRPKKILTPDEEEELKKLESQPRRPCGRPRIYPCDDPPVTEPRGRGRRRKRGRPPGAANKVKRGAEQNKNNSEPPVKRSFHTKEKSEEAGFPPVEESDQEDETGRVDQESEKWKVEYREDPKKPVTPSDPTSFLWASHITPNRGRPKGSVSKLLGGPITPNRGRPKGSVSKLLGSPITPNRGRPKGSVSKLLGSPITPNRGRPKGSVSKLLGSPITPNRGRPKGSVSKLLGSPITPNRGRPKGSVSKLLGSPITPNRGRPKGSVSKLLGSPITPNRGRPKGSVSKLLGSPITPNRGRPKGSVSKLLGSPITPNRGRPKGSVSKLLGSPITPNRGRPKGSVFTQPKILKVIGLAAACLPRKPDDPSPKKRGRPRKKKRGRPRKVESTRKSLTPKGEEEGKLESQARRPPGRPRIYPRIDSPVTEPRGRGRPRKRGRPPGAANKVKRGAEQDKDNGEPPVKCNFHSKDKTEEAGFPPVEESDQEDETGRVDEESETGKNIEKSPRSQLPPVTVIALSVP, via the exons ATGGCACTGAACCAGGATGAAATAATAGAAGGAATGGAGATTAAAATGGAAGTGGAAGAAGTGGCAACCAATTCTGAAGTGCAGGTAGATGTTGCTGGCAGTGAAGAGTCAGATAAAGCCTTGTCCAATAGTAATCCCTCAATACCTAAGAGGGGGCGGGGTAGGCCACCCAAATATGGATCAGTCTCCAAGTCAGATAAATCCTTGTCTAATGGTAATCCCTCAATACCTAAGAGGGGAAGGGGTAGGCCACCCAAATATGGATCAGTCTCCAAGTCAGATAATGCCTTGTCTAATTGTAACCCCTCAACACCTAAGAGAGGTAGACCTAAAGGATCAGTGTTTATGAAAACCAAGATGCTGAAGGTGATCGGCCTCGCGGCGGCTTGCCTACCCCGAAAACCAGATGACCCCTCCCCAAAGCGTGGCCGACCCCGAAAAAAGAAGCGTGGCCGGCCCAGTAAAGTTGAATCGACAAGGAAGAGCCTAACACCCAAGGGGGAAGAGGATAGAAAACTGGAAAGCCAAGCAAGGCGGCCCCCCGGAAGGCCGCGTATCTATCCACGCATTGATTCTCCAGTCACTGAGCCCAGGGGAAGAGGTCGCCCACGGAAAAGGGGCCGTCCCCCTGGTGCAGCAAACAAAGTTAAGAGGGGGGCAGAGCAGGATAAGGACAACGGTGAACCTCCAGTCAAACGCTCCTTCCACGCCAAAGAAAAAAGCAAGGAAGCAGGATTTCCACCAGTCGAAGAAAGTGATCAGGAAGATGAAACGGAGAGGGTGGATCAAGAAAGTGAAAAGTGGAAGGTGGAATATAGAGAAGACCCCAAGAATCCAGTTACCCCCAGTGACCCCACTAGCTTTCTCTGGGCAAGTCACATAACACCTAACAGAGGTAGGCCGAAAGGATCAGTCTCCAAGTTACTGGGTAGCCCCATAACACCTAACAGAGGTAGGCCGAAAGGATCTGTCTCCAAGTTACTGGGTAACCCCATAACACCTAACAGAGGTAGGCCGAAAGGGTCCGTCTCCAAGTTACTGGGTAGCCCCATAACACCTAACAGAGGTAGGCCGAAAGGATCGGTCTCCAAGTTACTGGGTAGCCCCATAACACCTAACAGAGGTAGGCCGAAAGGATCTGTCTCCAAGTTACTGGGTAACCCCATAACACCTAACAGAGGTAGGCCGAAAGGGTCCGTCTCCAAGTTACTGGGTAGCCCCATAACACCTAACAGAG GTAGACCTAAAGGATCAGTGTTTACACAACCCAAGATACTGAAGGCGACGGGCGAGCCGCCGCGAGGCCAACCTCGAGAAGTGGTTGACCTCTCCCTTGATAAGCATGGCCGGCCCAGTATAGTTCAATTGAAAAGGGGAAGGCCAAAGAAAAGGGGAAGGCCAAAGAAGATACTAACACCCGATGAGGAAGAAGAGCTAAAGAAACTGGAAAGCCAACCAAGAAGACCATGCGGAAGGCCACGTATCTATCCCTGCGATGATCCTCCAGTCACTGAGCCCAGGGGAAGAGGTCGCCGACGGAAAAGGGGCCGTCCCCCTGGTGCAGCAAACAAAGTTAAGAGGGGGGCAGAGCAGAATAAGAACAACAGTGAACCTCCAGTCAAACGCTCCTTCCACACCAAAGAAAAAAGCGAGGAAGCAGGATTTCCACCAGTGGAAGAAAGTGATCAGGAAGATGAAACCGGGAGGGTGGATCAAGAAAGTGAAAAGTGGAAGGTGGAATATAGAGAAGACCCCAAGAAGCCAGTTACCCCCAGTGACCCCACTAGCTTTCTCTGGGCAAGTCACATAACACCTAACAGAGGTAGGCCGAAAGGATCGGTCTCCAAGTTACTGGGTGGCCCCATAACACCTAACAGAGGTAGGCCAAAAGGATCCGTCTCCAAGTTACTGGGTAGCCCCATAACACCCAATAGAGGTAGGCCGAAAGGATCGGTCTCCAAGTTACTGGGTAGCCCCATAACACCTAACAGAGGTAGGCCAAAAGGATCCGTCTCCAAGTTACTGGGTAGCCCCATAACACCTAACAGAGGTAGGCCAAAAGGATCCGTCTCCAAGTTACTGGGTAGCCCCATAACACCTAACAGAGGTAGGCCGAAAGGATCGGTCTCCAAGTTACTGGGTAGCCCCATAACACCTAACAGAGGTAGGCCGAAAGGATCGGTCTCCAAGTTACTGGGTAGCCCCATAACACCTAACAGAGGTAGGCCAAAAGGATCCGTCTCTAAGTTACTGGGTAGCCCCATAACACCTAACAGAGGTAGGCCAAAAGGATCCGTCTCCAAGTTACTGGGTAGCCCCATAACACCTAACAGAGGTAGGCCGAAAGGATCGGTCTCCAAGTTACTGGGTAGCCCCATAACACCTAACAGAGGTAGGCCGAAAGGATCAGTATTTACACAACCCAAGATACTGAAGGTGATCGGCCTCGCGGCGGCTTGCCTACCCCGAAAACCAGATGACCCCTCCCCAAAGAAGCGTGGCCGACCCCGAAAAAAGAAGCGTGGCCGGCCCCGTAAAGTTGAATCGACAAGGAAGAGCCTAACACCCAAGGGGGAAGAGGAAGGAAAACTGGAAAGCCAAGCAAGGCGGCCCCCCGGAAGGCCGCGTATCTATCCACGCATTGATTCTCCAGTCACTGAGCCCAGGGGAAGAGGTCGCCCACGGAAAAGGGGCCGCCCCCCTGGTGCAGCAAACAAAGTTAAGAGGGGGGCAGAGCAGGATAAGGACAACGGTGAACCTCCAGTCAAATGCAACTTTCACTCCAAAGACAAAACAGAGGAAGCAGGATTTCCACCAGTAGAAGAAAGTGATCAGGAAGATGAAACGGGGAGGGTGGATGAAGAAAGTGAAACGGGGAAGAATATAGAGAAGTCACCACGAAGCCAGTTACCCCCAGTGACTGTAATAGCTTTATCGGTGCCATAA
- the LOC109871662 gene encoding serine/arginine repetitive matrix protein 2-like isoform X1 encodes MALNQDEIIEGMEIKMEVEEVATNSEVQVDVAGSEESDKALSNSNPSIPKRGRGRPPKYGSVSKSDKSLSNGNPSIPKRGRGRPPKYGSVSKSDNALSNCNPSTPKRGRPKGSVFMKTKMLKVIGLAAACLPRKPDDPSPKRGRPRKKKRGRPSKVESTRKSLTPKGEEDRKLESQARRPPGRPRIYPRIDSPVTEPRGRGRPRKRGRPPGAANKVKRGAEQDKDNGEPPVKRSFHAKEKSKEAGFPPVEESDQEDETERVDQESEKWKVEYREDPKNPVTPSDPTSFLWASHITPNRGRPKGSVSKLLGSPITPNRGRPKGSVSKLLGNPITPNRGRPKGSVSKLLGSPITPNRGRPKGSVSKLLGSPITPNRGRPKGSVSKLLGNPITPNRGRPKGSVSKLLGSPITPNRGRPKGSVSKLLGSPITPKRGRPKGSVFTQPKILKATGEPPRGQPREVVDLSLDKHGRPSIVQLKRGRPKKRGRPKKILTPDEEEELKKLESQPRRPCGRPRIYPCDDPPVTEPRGRGRRRKRGRPPGAANKVKRGAEQNKNNSEPPVKRSFHTKEKSEEAGFPPVEESDQEDETGRVDQESEKWKVEYREDPKKPVTPSDPTSFLWASHITPNRGRPKGSVSKLLGGPITPNRGRPKGSVSKLLGSPITPNRGRPKGSVSKLLGSPITPNRGRPKGSVSKLLGSPITPNRGRPKGSVSKLLGSPITPNRGRPKGSVSKLLGSPITPNRGRPKGSVSKLLGSPITPNRGRPKGSVSKLLGSPITPNRGRPKGSVSKLLGSPITPNRGRPKGSVSKLLGSPITPNRGRPKGSVFTQPKILKVIGLAAACLPRKPDDPSPKKRGRPRKKKRGRPRKVESTRKSLTPKGEEEGKLESQARRPPGRPRIYPRIDSPVTEPRGRGRPRKRGRPPGAANKVKRGAEQDKDNGEPPVKCNFHSKDKTEEAGFPPVEESDQEDETGRVDEESETGKNIEKSPRSQLPPVTVIALSVP; translated from the coding sequence ATGGCACTGAACCAGGATGAAATAATAGAAGGAATGGAGATTAAAATGGAAGTGGAAGAAGTGGCAACCAATTCTGAAGTGCAGGTAGATGTTGCTGGCAGTGAAGAGTCAGATAAAGCCTTGTCCAATAGTAATCCCTCAATACCTAAGAGGGGGCGGGGTAGGCCACCCAAATATGGATCAGTCTCCAAGTCAGATAAATCCTTGTCTAATGGTAATCCCTCAATACCTAAGAGGGGAAGGGGTAGGCCACCCAAATATGGATCAGTCTCCAAGTCAGATAATGCCTTGTCTAATTGTAACCCCTCAACACCTAAGAGAGGTAGACCTAAAGGATCAGTGTTTATGAAAACCAAGATGCTGAAGGTGATCGGCCTCGCGGCGGCTTGCCTACCCCGAAAACCAGATGACCCCTCCCCAAAGCGTGGCCGACCCCGAAAAAAGAAGCGTGGCCGGCCCAGTAAAGTTGAATCGACAAGGAAGAGCCTAACACCCAAGGGGGAAGAGGATAGAAAACTGGAAAGCCAAGCAAGGCGGCCCCCCGGAAGGCCGCGTATCTATCCACGCATTGATTCTCCAGTCACTGAGCCCAGGGGAAGAGGTCGCCCACGGAAAAGGGGCCGTCCCCCTGGTGCAGCAAACAAAGTTAAGAGGGGGGCAGAGCAGGATAAGGACAACGGTGAACCTCCAGTCAAACGCTCCTTCCACGCCAAAGAAAAAAGCAAGGAAGCAGGATTTCCACCAGTCGAAGAAAGTGATCAGGAAGATGAAACGGAGAGGGTGGATCAAGAAAGTGAAAAGTGGAAGGTGGAATATAGAGAAGACCCCAAGAATCCAGTTACCCCCAGTGACCCCACTAGCTTTCTCTGGGCAAGTCACATAACACCTAACAGAGGTAGGCCGAAAGGATCAGTCTCCAAGTTACTGGGTAGCCCCATAACACCTAACAGAGGTAGGCCGAAAGGATCTGTCTCCAAGTTACTGGGTAACCCCATAACACCTAACAGAGGTAGGCCGAAAGGGTCCGTCTCCAAGTTACTGGGTAGCCCCATAACACCTAACAGAGGTAGGCCGAAAGGATCGGTCTCCAAGTTACTGGGTAGCCCCATAACACCTAACAGAGGTAGGCCGAAAGGATCTGTCTCCAAGTTACTGGGTAACCCCATAACACCTAACAGAGGTAGGCCGAAAGGGTCCGTCTCCAAGTTACTGGGTAGCCCCATAACACCTAACAGAGGTAGGCCGAAAGGATCGGTCTCCAAGTTACTGGGTAGCCCCATAACACCTAAGAGAGGTAGACCTAAAGGATCAGTGTTTACACAACCCAAGATACTGAAGGCGACGGGCGAGCCGCCGCGAGGCCAACCTCGAGAAGTGGTTGACCTCTCCCTTGATAAGCATGGCCGGCCCAGTATAGTTCAATTGAAAAGGGGAAGGCCAAAGAAAAGGGGAAGGCCAAAGAAGATACTAACACCCGATGAGGAAGAAGAGCTAAAGAAACTGGAAAGCCAACCAAGAAGACCATGCGGAAGGCCACGTATCTATCCCTGCGATGATCCTCCAGTCACTGAGCCCAGGGGAAGAGGTCGCCGACGGAAAAGGGGCCGTCCCCCTGGTGCAGCAAACAAAGTTAAGAGGGGGGCAGAGCAGAATAAGAACAACAGTGAACCTCCAGTCAAACGCTCCTTCCACACCAAAGAAAAAAGCGAGGAAGCAGGATTTCCACCAGTGGAAGAAAGTGATCAGGAAGATGAAACCGGGAGGGTGGATCAAGAAAGTGAAAAGTGGAAGGTGGAATATAGAGAAGACCCCAAGAAGCCAGTTACCCCCAGTGACCCCACTAGCTTTCTCTGGGCAAGTCACATAACACCTAACAGAGGTAGGCCGAAAGGATCGGTCTCCAAGTTACTGGGTGGCCCCATAACACCTAACAGAGGTAGGCCAAAAGGATCCGTCTCCAAGTTACTGGGTAGCCCCATAACACCCAATAGAGGTAGGCCGAAAGGATCGGTCTCCAAGTTACTGGGTAGCCCCATAACACCTAACAGAGGTAGGCCAAAAGGATCCGTCTCCAAGTTACTGGGTAGCCCCATAACACCTAACAGAGGTAGGCCAAAAGGATCCGTCTCCAAGTTACTGGGTAGCCCCATAACACCTAACAGAGGTAGGCCGAAAGGATCGGTCTCCAAGTTACTGGGTAGCCCCATAACACCTAACAGAGGTAGGCCGAAAGGATCGGTCTCCAAGTTACTGGGTAGCCCCATAACACCTAACAGAGGTAGGCCAAAAGGATCCGTCTCTAAGTTACTGGGTAGCCCCATAACACCTAACAGAGGTAGGCCAAAAGGATCCGTCTCCAAGTTACTGGGTAGCCCCATAACACCTAACAGAGGTAGGCCGAAAGGATCGGTCTCCAAGTTACTGGGTAGCCCCATAACACCTAACAGAGGTAGGCCGAAAGGATCAGTATTTACACAACCCAAGATACTGAAGGTGATCGGCCTCGCGGCGGCTTGCCTACCCCGAAAACCAGATGACCCCTCCCCAAAGAAGCGTGGCCGACCCCGAAAAAAGAAGCGTGGCCGGCCCCGTAAAGTTGAATCGACAAGGAAGAGCCTAACACCCAAGGGGGAAGAGGAAGGAAAACTGGAAAGCCAAGCAAGGCGGCCCCCCGGAAGGCCGCGTATCTATCCACGCATTGATTCTCCAGTCACTGAGCCCAGGGGAAGAGGTCGCCCACGGAAAAGGGGCCGCCCCCCTGGTGCAGCAAACAAAGTTAAGAGGGGGGCAGAGCAGGATAAGGACAACGGTGAACCTCCAGTCAAATGCAACTTTCACTCCAAAGACAAAACAGAGGAAGCAGGATTTCCACCAGTAGAAGAAAGTGATCAGGAAGATGAAACGGGGAGGGTGGATGAAGAAAGTGAAACGGGGAAGAATATAGAGAAGTCACCACGAAGCCAGTTACCCCCAGTGACTGTAATAGCTTTATCGGTGCCATAA